The proteins below come from a single Eremothecium sinecaudum strain ATCC 58844 chromosome II, complete sequence genomic window:
- a CDS encoding pepsin-like aspartic protease (Syntenic homolog of Ashbya gossypii AGL192W; Syntenic homolog of Saccharomyces cerevisiae YLR121C (YPS3), YDR144C (MKC7) and YLR120C (YPS1); Tandem gene duplication in Saccharomyces cerevisiae), whose amino-acid sequence MRFCTVACLLAFARLGFAFIVPRENQKEKYLKVDLEKSWGETFESSTNEGPEHAWKLAKRAENYLWVEYINMNYFYATELQIGTPPQKVAALLDTGSSDLWVPGANVDCNPQKFEINCKKYGSFDKTASTSWSGNGSTFFISYVDTAYATGELGVDVIYLEGTRIEGMSFGVADHANKTIGILGLGMPELELTNFMEPSYQYDNLPSLLKRQGIIARNVYSIFNNLRTERSGTLIFGGIDHKKYTGPLVTLPVLKMRNGKHIDLQTTVNGFGVSDDNDLKHTITASAFPATLDTGTTFMGLEESVLKIFMDAVGASWRGNIGAYVGPCLDDKFVNPTIDFNFGGLMINVPYDVFVVRGVVEGECLYNIFGVGRRASLFGDIILSSLYVVFDLEEKEISIAQAAYNEEEDIEPIITSVPGAVRAPGYDQIYDYSVPVVPGGGDIYECA is encoded by the coding sequence ATGAGATTTTGTACTGTTGCTTGTTTACTAGCGTTTGCCCGATTGGGCTTCGCTTTTATAGTTCCCCGCGAGAACCAAAAAGAGAAATACCTTAAGGTAGACTTGGAAAAGTCTTGGGGTGAAACCTTTGAGAGTTCCACTAATGAAGGACCCGAGCATGCTTGGAAATTAGCAAAGCGTGCCGAAAACTATTTGTGGGTTGAGTATATCAACATGAATTACTTTTATGCAACAGAGCTGCAAATTGGTACGCCCCCTCAAAAAGTCGCCGCTCTTCTTGATACTGGATCTTCTGATCTGTGGGTCCCCGGCGCAAATGTGGATTGTAATCCTCAAAAATTCGAGATAAACTGCAAGAAATATGGCTCTTTCGATAAAACGGCCTCCACCTCATGGAGCGGAAATGGTTCCACCTTTTTTATTAGTTACGTTGACACTGCGTATGCTACCGGTGAACTTGGTGTGGATGTCATCTATTTAGAAGGGACCCGTATCGAGGGAATGTCATTCGGTGTAGCAGACCATGCAAATAAAACCATTGGAATTTTGGGGTTGGGGATGCCGGAGCTTGAGCTTACAAATTTCATGGAGCCTAGCTACCAATACGACAACTTACCGTCGCTTCTAAAGCGTCAAGGAATTATTGCCAGAAATGTCTACTCGATTTTTAATAACCTTCGTACCGAGCGGTCTGGTACTCTCATATTTGGTGGTATCGATCACAAAAAGTATACTGGACCATTAGTTACACTACCTGTGCTCAAAATGCGGAATGGTAAACACATAGACTTACAAACCACTGTGAACGGATTCGGAGTAAGTGATGACAACGACCTCAAACACACAATAACGGCCAGTGCATTCCCAGCTACGTTGGACACAGGTACAACCTTTATGGGCCTCGAAGAAAGTGTACTGAAGATTTTTATGGATGCTGTGGGTGCCTCCTGGAGGGGAAATATTGGTGCTTACGTGGGCCCTTGTCTGGATGATAAATTTGTAAACCCAACAATTGACTTTAACTTCGGTGGTTTGATGATCAACGTGCCATACGATGTCTTCGTTGTCCGTGGAGTTGTTGAAGGTGAATGTTTATACAATATCTTCGGGGTTGGGCGTCGCGCTTCACTTTTTGGGGATATAATCCTGAGCAGTCTTTATGTTGTATTTGATTTGGAAGAAAAAGAAATCTCTATCGCTCAAGCCGCTTACaatgaggaagaagatattgagCCTATTATAACTAGCGTGCCTGGTGCTGTCAGGGCCCCTGGTTATGATCAGATATATGACTACAGCGTGCCAGTAGTCCCAGGCGGAGGCGATATTTACGAATGTGCTTGA
- the RKM5 gene encoding S-adenosylmethionine-dependent methyltransferase (Syntenic homolog of Ashbya gossypii AGL174W; Syntenic homolog of Saccharomyces cerevisiae YLR137W (RKM5)): protein MNDKLAFHSLNDESIYIHVFERYMELEAYIDELDQNLGIVARDTTTVQLEISRDNINDFYDNYSLQVRQSLTSLNSSKDNNNSTTGYVLWNSTPFFIKWLLYDDDAEVLRNGGEANLLESENCVSLKIDPLFTGDKNTCIIELGSGVSGVMATILANYVRKYVVTDQKGIIKKLTENLLNNKEQVRRRRIISQSNSALNTFRKTELLCNLEILALDWEIFCNPKITIDNVLLPEEGCNSVYITAFDVIYNEYLITPFVATLSKLLHWYVNMKDIKAAALIVVQLRTQDVLQCFLETVTIKYELKCHHLVNSQLQKSRFAVYYITL from the coding sequence ATGAATGATAAGCTAGCATTTCACTCGCTAAATGATGAAAGCATTTATATCCATGTGTTCGAGAGATATATGGAATTGGAAGCCTATATTGATGAACTAGATCAAAATCTGGGAATTGTTGCAAGAGATACAACTACAGTTCAGTTAGAGATATCCCGAGATAATATTAATGACTTCTACGACAACTACAGTCTACAAGTTAGGCAATCTTTAACCTCTCTAAATTCTTCCAAGGATAATAATAACTCCACTACTGGGTATGTTCTTTGGAATAGTACGCctttttttattaaatgGCTGCTATATGACGATGACGCCGAAGTCCTGCGCAATGGGGGAGAGGCCAATTTACTTGAAAGTGAGAACTGCGTTAGCCTGAAAATAGATCCTCTTTTTACGGGGGATAAAAATACATGCATTATTGAATTAGGTTCAGGTGTATCGGGCGTTATGGCTACTATATTGGCTAATTATGTGAGAAAGTATGTGGTTACAGATCAGAAAGGCATCATAAAGAAATTAACAGAAAACCTATTAAATAATAAAGAACAAGTACGAAGACGTAGGATCATTTCTCAGTCTAATTCAGCCTTAAATACTTTCAGGAAAACGGAATTACTTTGCAATTTGGAGATATTAGCACTAGACTGGGAAATTTTCTGCAATCCAAAGATCACCATAGACAATGTGCTCTTACCAGAAGAAGGATGTAATAGTGTATACATCACAGCGTTCGATGTTATATACAACGAATATCTCATTACTCCTTTTGTTGCTACTTTAAGCAAGTTACTCCATTGGTACGTAAATATGAAGGATATTAAAGCTGCAGCCCTAATAGTAGTTCAACTTCGAACCCAAGACGTTCTACAGTGCTTTCTTGAAACTGTAACTATAAAATACGAGTTGAAATGCCATCACTTAGTGAACAGTCAGCTCCAGAAATCACGATTCGCGGTCTATTATATTACCTTGTAG
- the HOM2 gene encoding aspartate-semialdehyde dehydrogenase (Syntenic homolog of Ashbya gossypii AGL175W; Syntenic homolog of Saccharomyces cerevisiae YDR158W (HOM2)) yields the protein MMAAKKVAGVLGATGAVGQRFILLLADHPDFELKVLGASARSAGKKYEDAVNWKQTDLLPEFAKSLMVSECKPDDFKNCDVVFSGLDAEYAGPIEKAFCDAGLVVVSNAKNYRRESDVPLIVPIVNSDHLDIVSNKLAEAHAYGKPRPGFIVCISNCSTAGLVAPLKPLVDRFGPLEAVTTTTLQAISGAGFSPGVSGIDMLDNIVPYIGGEEDKIEWETKKILAPLNETRTTVNLLSGDELKVSAQCNRVAVSDGHTECISLKFKQRPAPSLQDVKQCLKDYVCEATKLGCHSAPKRAIHVLEQNDRPQPRLDRNRDNGYGVSVGRIREDPVLDFKMVVLSHNTIIGAAGAGILIAELLLAKNML from the coding sequence ATGATGGCAGCTAAAAAGGTTGCTGGTGTTTTAGGAGCAACAGGCGCTGTTGGCCAAAGATTCATTTTACTTTTGGCTGACCATCCCGACTTCGAACTGAAGGTATTAGGTGCCTCAGCAAGATCAGCTGGTAAAAAGTATGAAGACGCGGTTAATTGGAAGCAAACCGATTTGCTACCAGAGTTTGCTAAAAGTCTTATGGTATCTGAATGCAAACCAGATGATTTCAAGAACTGTGATGTGGTATTTTCTGGTCTAGATGCTGAATATGCAGGTCCTATTGAAAAGGCTTTCTGTGACGCAGGTTTAGTGGTTGTTTCAAATGCGAAAAATTATAGACGAGAATCTGACGTGCCACTTATTGTCCCAATCGTCAACTCAGACCATTTAGATATTGTTTCTAATAAACTTGCTGAAGCTCACGCATATGGTAAGCCTAGACCTGGTTTTATTGTCTGTATTTCAAACTGCTCCACCGCTGGCCTTGTGGCTCCACTCAAACCATTAGTTGATCGTTTCGGTCCTCTTGAAGCAGTAACCACAACTACTCTACAAGCCATTTCCGGTGCCGGTTTCTCTCCAGGTGTATCAGGTATTGATATGCTAGATAACATCGTTCCTTATATTGGTGGAGAAGAAGATAAGATTGAATgggaaacaaaaaaaattttAGCACCTTTAAATGAAACTAGAACTACTGTAAACTTACTTTCTGGTGATGAACTCAAGGTATCTGCGCAGTGTAACAGAGTTGCTGTTTCTGATGGTCACACAGAATGTATATCTTTGAAATTCAAGCAAAGGCCCGCTCCATCTTTACAAGATGTTAAGCAATGTCTAAAAGATTATGTTTGTGAAGCTACAAAACTTGGATGTCATTCGGCACCTAAACGAGCTATTCATGTACTAGAACAAAATGATAGACCACAGCCAAGATTAGACAGGAACAGAGACAATGGCTACGGTGTATCCGTTGGTAGGATTAGAGAAGACCCAGTTCTAGATTTTAAGATGGTGGTTCTATCTCACAATACTATAATTGGTGCAGCAGGTGCCGGTATCTTGATTGCTGAATTGCTTTTAGCTAAGAACATGCTTTAA
- the RPA14 gene encoding DNA-directed RNA polymerase I subunit RPA14 (Syntenic homolog of Ashbya gossypii AGL176W; Syntenic homolog of Saccharomyces cerevisiae YDR156W (RPA14)), which translates to MIRSGRRPISSTLNHPVVLHVLGEPEHLSQDETLQFLSKFIEEKEVLSVVDIKNTYNQGIITSGGISSDYVQDNTVSSALAQLKRVERDFKGLPPTILEGTDEDQSEHDSIIKTPGGGIKRKFNDEENILHAAENAAENAAENEASSNTASPSSATSESSSEDESSNDSNSEH; encoded by the coding sequence ATGATTAGGAGCGGCAGAAGACCAATATCTAGTACTTTGAATCATCCAGTTGTACTACATGTGCTAGGTGAACCTGAACATCTCAGTCAGGACGAGACATTGCAGTTTTTGTCCAAATTTATAGAAGAGAAGGAGGTGCTGTCTGTTGTAGATATAAAAAATACTTATAACCAGGGTATAATTACTTCTGGTGGTATTTCTAGCGATTATGTACAGGATAATACTGTTTCTAGTGCATTGGCTCAGTTAAAGAGGGTAGAACGAGACTTTAAGGGTCTGCCACCAACTATTTTGGAGGGTACGGATGAAGATCAGTCCGAACATGACAGTATCATCAAGACTCCAGGAGGTGGTATAAAGCGCAAATTTAACGACGAGGAAAATATTTTGCATGCAGCTGAAAATGCAGCTGAAAATGCAGCTGAAAATGAAGCATCCTCGAATACCGCATCACCTTCCTCAGCAACTTCCGAATCCTCATCCGAGGATGAATCCTCTAATGATAGCAATTCTGAACATTGA